The Nicotiana sylvestris chromosome 6, ASM39365v2, whole genome shotgun sequence genomic sequence AAGTAGAACATGAGAGATATGATCTAGTAGTTGTTGTGGTTGATTTAAGAGAAACCATTGAGagtttgaagaaagaaaaaagatgCCTTAACTAAAAAAATTGCAAACATAGAACATGAGAGAGATGATTTAGTGGTTGTTGTGGTCGATCAAAAAGAGACCATTAAGTGTTTTAAAAAGGAGAAAGAAGGTTTAACTGAAAAGATTGCTAACATAGAGCAGGTGAGAAATGACTTATTATTAGTAGTTATGGACCTAAAAGAAACAATTAAGGAACTAAAAGGAGAATGTAGGCGTGAGATCACTCAAAAGGGGAAGGACGTTGCAAATGAGGCACAACTTAGGCTTGAATATGAGCTAAAATCAGTGAAATCTAGTCTGTGTGCTGAACTTGAGAGACACAAACAACTTTAGAAAGATCTAGGAAGAGTTAAGAGTGATCTAGAAAAATCACTTCAGTGGATCTGGTTCTCTGATGCTATCACTGCCATGTATAAGAACAATGGGGGTAACGAGCAAGGAATTGGGTTCCAAAGGGAAAagactccttacaaccctcatagcATGTATGTTACTGTCCCTGATAACTGGCTCTGCACTCACTGTGACACTGGACATTTTAAAGAAACCTGTAAGGCCAGAATTCAGTctcaacagaaaaacaaagattTTGCTAAAAAGGTAACTACTACTAAAGAACCTGGTCCCGCATATAAAATCGATTCATGCTTGGACCAAAAGAATCCTGATTCACCCCTTTCCTCACTACAAGgaacccaaacttgtttgggttcctaagtctaaccTATGATTTCCTTATGCAGGGAGCAGTGAAAGGGAGAAACCAATAATgatacatggatagtggcttctCAAAGCACATGACTAGAAGTACAAATGATTTCCAAGGCCTTGCAAGGAGGGAGTGTGTCCTTTAAAAATGGCAAAAGGGATACATTCTGAAAGTTGGAAGGATTGGGAAGTCTCTCACTCACTCAATTGAAAATCTGTATATGTGAGCGGGTTGAATTACAACTTACTGAGTGTTTCCCAAATTTGTGAAAAGAGAAACAAAGTGGAATTTGTGTCAAAAATATGCACGGTCACAAATCTTGTGACTGGTAAAGTTGTTCTGGTGGCTAAAAGATACAAAAATATTTATGTTGTTGCTTTTGAGTGCTTGCAAAATGGGATCTAAAATGTATgagtgttgttgatgatgatgttgaactATAGCTGAAAGACTGGGTCATGCAAGCTTTACATTGCTGAACAAATTGGtcaagaaggacctggttcgtggcCTACCCAAGTCAAGCTTCAAGGACCACAAGGTATGTGATGCATGTGTAAAAGGAAAGCTAGTAAGATCCTCTTTCAAGCCCAAAAAAGAATTTAGTACCTCAAGGCCACTTGATCTCCTCCATATAGATCTATGTGGACCTATGAAGGTGCCAAGTAGAGGAGGAAAGAAGTACATCTTTATTATAGTGGACGACTATTCCAGAATCACCTGGACTCTGTATCTCAGAACCAAGGATGAAACTTTTCAAATATTTGCTACATTTGTGAAGAAGATCCAGGTGAAGATGAGCCATAGTGTTGTATGTATAAGGTCTGATCACGAcacagaatttgacaatgccaaattCGACGAATTATGTGCTAAAAATGGCATTACTCATAATTTTTCAACTTCaagaacacctcaacaaaatggtgatatggagaggaagaataggactcttgaatacatggcaagaacaatgttgaTTGGCAGTGGCATTGCAAAAAGTTTCTAGGCAGAAGCAGTTAACACTgcatgctacttggtgaacatgtgcatgatcaggtcccttctgaacaaaaccccatatGAACTGCTGGACGGGAGGAAGCCCAAGCTAACACATTTAAGGACATTTGGCTGTAAATGTTTTATCCTCAACAATGGCAAGGATGCACTTGGAAAATTCGATGCCAAAAGTGATGAAGGATTCTTTCTAGGCTATTCATCACAAAGCAAAACCTACAAAGTATACAACAAAAGAACTGAATGTGTTGAAGAAATTATACATTTGATATTTGATGAATCTCATCACCCATGTGGGAAAGATTCACATGATAATATTGATCAAGACGGAGAACAATCAACTGTCcctggtgaagtcattgacatgGCAAATGGAAAGGCTGACATGATGAGTCACGTCAAGGAATCAAATGATGATGGTGCAGCCATATCTCCAATTGATGGGGAGGAACCTTGTTCCTCAATCACAACAAATGAAGCTGAGAACAGAGTTGTCGATGCTGTCCAAGGCACCCCACATGCTGAGCTGAGAAGCGAAACTCACGACAACCAAGGATCACATTCAGAAATACCTAGACCCTCTCACAATGAGATTCGGGTGTCTAACTAGAAGCATAAAAGTTCACACATTTTTGAAAATGTGCACTCCTCTTATCTCAGGGATTCTAACCAGATCAAAATtaagaaattcacttgccttttcAGCCTTTCATTCTAAAATTGAACCCAAACATAACAAAAAAGCATTGAAAGATGCTAATTAGATTACGGCTATGCAATAAGAACTCCATCAATTTGAGAGGAACAATGTATGGCACCTGATTCCTTGACCTGTCGATAGAACTGTTATAGGAACCAagtgggtattcagaaacaaacttgatgagtttggaaacacaacaaggaacaaggcaaggctAGTAGCTCAAGGCTATAATCAGgaagaagggattgactatgatgaaacttttGCTCCAGTTACTCGAATGGAGTCCATCAGAATCCTCATTGCCTTTgtatctcatatggaattcaaatTGTTttaaatggatgtcaaaagtgcctttcTGAATGGTTTTCTAAAAGAAGAAGTCTTCATCAAGCAACCACCTGGATTTGAGTGTCATGAGCATCTTGAGCATGTTTTTAAACTCGACAAGTCAGCTAAAGCAGGCTTCTCGtgcttggtatgaaaggttgtccAAATTGCTTCTATAAAATGGCTTTGcaagaggaaaaattgacaacacctTATTTATGAAGAAACGAaggaggaacctgctcattgtgcaagtctatgttgatgatatcatcttCGAAGCAACAAATGATTCTTTGTATgaggaatttgcaaaactcatgggaagtgagtttgaaatgagcatgatggggaaAATGAATTTTTTCTTCGGTTTACAAGTCAAGCAAACTCCTAAGGGGACAATGATTAGTCAGCAGAAGTACATCAAAGAGCTTCTGAAGAGATTTGAAATGGAAGGCTAAAAAATCATTGATACTCCCATTGACACTACTACTCGTctggacatagatgaacctggttctccTGTAAATAAGACCATGTATAAAGGTATCATCAGGTCACTCCTCTATCTCACAACAAGTAGACCAGGTATTATTTTCAGTGTAGGACTTTGTTCCAAGCTTCAAtctaatccaaaggaatctcatctgaaggtTACCAAGAGAATCCTAAGGTATCTCAAAGGAACGTAGGATCTGGTTCTTTTACTATCCCTCAGGAGATAATTTTGATTTAATCaggtatgctgatgctgattatgctgGTTATCTGGTGGATAGGAAAATCACTTCTGGCATGGCACCTTTTATAGGTTCATGTCTAATCTCATGGGgtacaagaaaacaaaactcAGTGGTTCTTTCAACTGCAGAAGCTGAATATGTGGCGGCTACCTCTTGTTGTGCTCATGCTATGGATTAAGCAGTAGCTGGAAGATTTTGGTGTGTTTTCTGATTGCATGCCCTTACTATGTGACAACACTAGTGCTCTCAACATGgtcaagaatccagttcaacataagAGAACAAAGCACATTGATGTGCGATATCACTTCCTCAAAGACAATGTTGAAAAAGGGCTTATCTGTATGAAATTTTGTAGCACAAAAGATCAAATTGCatatatcttcaccaaagcactGAGCAGAGAGAACTTTGAAAACAATCGCTTGGTACTAGGGTTGATAAAATCAAGCTAAGGACTCGGTCCCTCGATGATTGACTATGAAAGAAATGAACAGGTAAAATggctaaaaagtatttttctggTAATTTCTAACTCATCTCTATACCATTACAGGTAGACATGCATAAGGATTACATAGCAAAGAAGTAGCTAATGGTATTGCACGTTGGTCAAAGTATGAAATTCACTTTTACAAAATCTGTCAGGGAACTTGGTTCCCTTGACACATATTAGTAGTTCCTCTATACTCTCATCTACAACTTTTTAACGGCTAAAACGGTGCCATGTCATTAAAATGTCAGTTTGTCTGATTTCGTTTTGTTTGAACCCAAGTGTCCTACCTGTTATGAAACGACCTGTCTATCCAAAATTGATACCTGTTCCTAATCGGTCCCTCATTCCTTTTACTTGTTATGAAACGACATGCATAAGGATTACATAGCAAAAAAGTATCTAATGGTATTGCACGTTGGTCAAAGGATGAAATTCACTTTTACAAAATCTGTCAGGGAACTTGGTTCCCTTGACACATATTAGTAGTTCCTCTATACTCTCATCTACAACTTTTTAACGGCTAAAACGATGCCATGTCATTAAAATGTCAGTTTGTCTGATTTCGTTTTGTTTGAACCCAAGTGTCCTACCTGTTATGAAACGACCTGTCTATCCAAAATTGATACCTGTTCCTAATCGGTCTCTCATTCCTTTTAGATAAATCCACACACGGTCAATTTCATAACTATTCACATAACAAGCCAAAAATCCCTCTTTTTCTTCAAACCAAACACTCTCTTCTTCCATCAATTCTCACTCCACTCAACCATGTCTGGAAACTAAGAATGTTCCAAGCATCGTCCTCACTGCATTTTCACATGTCGAAGCACTAGTGCTAGAGCCTATGATCATCATGCCACCTAGTCCAAACACTAAGCTAGAGTCACAACCACCCACAGTTTCCTATCCAACCCAGTCGAGTATTGGTTCTCATCGGAGATACAAAACCTCAACTCCCAAGAAGCTTGT encodes the following:
- the LOC138870379 gene encoding uncharacterized protein, producing MCMIRSLLNKTPYELLDGRKPKLTHLRTFGCKCFILNNGKDALGKFDAKSDEGFFLGYSSQSKTYKVYNKRTECVEEIIHLIFDESHHPCGKDSHDNIDQDGEQSTVPGEVIDMANGKADMMSHVKESNDDGAAISPIDGEEPCSSITTNEAENRVVDAVQGTPHAELRSETHDNQGSHSEIPRPSHNEIRVSN
- the LOC138870380 gene encoding secreted RxLR effector protein 161-like, which codes for MDVKSAFLNGFLKEEVFIKQPPGFECHEHLEHVFKLDKSAKAGFSCLKRRRNLLIVQVYVDDIIFEATNDSLYEEFAKLMGNEPGSPVNKTMYKGIIRSLLYLTTSRPGIIFSVGLCSKLQSNPKESHLKVTKRILRYADADYAGYLVDRKITSGMAPFIGSCLISWGTRKQNSVVLSTAEAEYVAATSCCAHAMD